The following coding sequences lie in one Silene latifolia isolate original U9 population chromosome 5, ASM4854445v1, whole genome shotgun sequence genomic window:
- the LOC141655633 gene encoding uncharacterized protein LOC141655633, whose amino-acid sequence MLEPNNGLPPETIPTSPTGINSSPIPGHDSLFPPLPKNSKRKTMHIDSFNAQNSVAPNTSIPILVISVPNSNEISGSPASSYKSTVQGFDDGASPMNDLSLADIDIESEDDADEAGDEEDEMCPRICLTKMEKTIIRKPWRHSIIIKMFDKNIGYLSLMRKLQAKWSIKGKLTLTDLTHSYYIARFSSKQDYDFVMTQGPWMIDDRYLTIRKWVPNFVPSEDNILKLTAWVHIPNLPVEYFNSTFLKKVGSKIGQVIHIDNNTATAQRGQFTQLSVEVDISKPLLSKFKLNGKVYGIQYEGLKMICFKCGKLGHTTEQCKKDESSKTVMEVEDQSDVHPDANAHIRANLLDAGLRPEESADFGEWMVVKKPPRRKQVISGKQATGPGNEGTIFNFGQSSKSSGSRFGILEINPEDPMAQSIPNQATDYAPKSGTGNMNKISAIKEVLRVYKPSVLALVETHMGGDHAIKLGSILGYTGHSRVNAIGFSGGIWLYWKTEVVIVSSVTEHPQYITVEVARIGEFPWFFSAVYASPDPTNRRELWNELETFARNNNRPWLIAGDFNETRYLSERHGGREYGKEM is encoded by the exons ATGCTAGAACCAAATAATGGTCTCCCGCCGGAGACTATCCCAACATCACCTACTGGTATCAACTCATCCCCAATTCCTGGCCATGATTCATTATTCCCTCCGCTCCCCAAAAATTCCAAGAGGAAAACTATGCATATTGATTCATTCAATGCCCAGAATTCAGTCGCCCCAAACACAAGTATACCAATCCTAGTCATTTCCGTACCCAATTCTAATGAGATATCAGGGAGTCCAGCATCCTCCTACAAATCAACGGTACAAGGATTTGATGATGGAGCTAGCCCTATGAACGATCTGTCTCTTGCTGATATCGATATTGAATCAGAGGATGATGCAGATGAAGCAGGagatgaagaagatgagatgtGCCCTAGGATATGCTTGACCAAGATGGAAAAAACAATCATCAGGAAACCGTGGAGACATTCAATTATCATAAAGATGTTTGACAAAAACATCGGGTATTTATCGCTAATGCGAAAACTACAAGCGAAATGGTCGATTAAAGGCAAACTAACATTAACTGATCTCACGCATTCATACTACATTGCACGATTTTCATCAAAGCAAGATTACGATTTCGTAATGACCCAAGGTCCATGGATGATTGATGACCGCTATCTTACAATCAGGAAATGGGTGCCCAACTTCGTCCCTTCGGAAGACAACATATTAAAGCTCACAGCGTGGGTTCATATCCCGAATCTACCAGTTGAATATTTTAATTCTACTTTCTTAAAGAAAGTCGGATCAAAGATAGGGCAAGTGATACATATTGATAACAACACGGCTACTGCTCAAAGAGGCCAATTTACTCAGTTAAGTGTCGAAGTCGATATTTCTAAGCCTTTACTGTCAAAGTTCAAATTGAATGGCAAAGTATATGGTATCCAGTATGAAGGCTTAAAGATGATTTGCTTTAAGTGTGGTAAATTAGGCCATACAACTGAACaatgcaagaaagatgagtcttCGAAAACTGTCATGGAAGTAGAAGACCAGAGTGATGTACATCCTGATGCCAATGCTCATATAAGGGCTAATTTGTTAGATGCAGGTCTCAGACCAGAAGAGAGTGCGGATTTCGGAGAATGGATGGTTGTCAAGAAACCACCTCGAAGAAAGCAGGTCATCTCTGGTAAGCAAGCAACAGGTCCGGGCAATGAAGGCACAATATTCAATTTTGGTCAATCGTCGAAATCctcggggtcaagatttggtatCCTCGAAATAAATCCTGAAGATCCTATGGCCCAGTCAATCCCAAATCAAGCAACTGATTACGCTCCAAAATCTG GCACAGGCAATATGAACAAAATCAGCGCTATTAAGGAAGTACTTCGAGTTTATAAGCCATCTGTTTTAGCACTAGTTGAGACCCATATGGGAGGGGATCATGCTATCAAGCTAGGGAGCATCCTTGGGTATACTGGGCACTCTCGAGTAAATGCGATTGGATTTAGCGGGGGTATTTGGCTATATTGGAAAACAGAGGTAGTCATAGTGTCTTCGGTTACAGAGCACCCGCAGTATATCACAGTAGAAGTAGCTAGGATCGGGGAATTTCCCTGGTTTTTTTCAGCAGTCTATGCAAGCCCGGACCCTACCAATCGGCGGGAGCTGTGGAATGAATTAGAAACCTTTGCACGGAATAATAATAGACCTTGGCTGATCGCTGGTGACTTTAATGAGACTCGTTATCTTAGTGAAAGACATGGGGGACGCGAATATGGCAAGGAGATGTAA
- the LOC141656195 gene encoding peroxidase 5-like has product MSITSFFCFIWVALATTMCTVNAQYSPLVAGFYKSTCPSAEKIVKRVVNRAIAQNPALGAGLIRMHFHDCFVRGCDASILLDSTPGNPAEKDNIANNPSLRGYEVIDQAKAELESKCPQTVSCADIIAYAARDSASKLGGLKYTVQGGRRDGRISLKDDPTQNLPAPFFNLQQVQDSFTKKGLSVEEMVILSGAHSIGVSHCSSFNKRLYNFTSTNSQDPSLDPNFASMLKSKCPNIPPSVADPTIVQDFVTPNKLDNKYYQNVQNGKALFTSDQSLMTSPVTVGMVRNFNRQGGVWAKKFARAMVHMGAIEVLTGGEGEIRKNCRVVNQF; this is encoded by the exons ATGTCAATTACTTCATTTTTTTGCTTCATATGGGTGGCTCTTGCGACCACAATGTGCACCGTGAATGCTCAATATTCACCTTTAGTGGCGGGGTTCTATAAATCGACGTGCCCGTCGGCCGAGAAGATAGTGAAGAGAGTTGTGAATAGAGCAATTGCTCAAAATCCTGCATTGGGAGCTGGGCTTATTAGAATGCACTTCCATGATTGCTTCGTTAGG GGTTGCGATGCATCAATACTACTTGATTCAACACCCGGAAATCCAGCAGAAAAGGATAACATAGCAAACAATCCGAGCTTAAGAGGGTACGAGGTAATTGACCAAGCTAAGGCCGAGCTTGAATCTAAGTGTCCACAAACAGTGTCTTGCGCGGACATTATAGCCTACGCAGCTCGTGACAGTGCCTCAAAGCTAGGAGGCCTTAAGTACACGGTACAAGGTGGTCGACGGGATGGAAGAATTTCACTTAAAGACGATCCAACACAAAACCTTCCCGCACCTTTTTTTAATCTGCAACAAGTACAAGATAGTTTTACCAAAAAGGGGCTTTCTGTAGAGGAAATGGTCATTTTATCGGGGGCTCACTCAATAGGAGTTTCGCATTGCTCTTCATTTAACAAAAGACTTTACAACTTCACTTCTACCAACTCACAAGATCCTTCATTGGACCCTAATTTTGCAAGCATGTTGAAATCCAAATGCCCAAATATTCCCCCTAGTGTTGCTGATCCAACAATAGTCCAAGACTTTGTGACACCTAATAAGTTGGACAACAAATattaccaaaatgtacaaaatggtAAGGCCTTGTTCACCTCTGATCAAAGCCTTATGACTAGTCCTGTCACCGTAGGCATGGTCAGGAACTTCAATCGCCAAGGCGGAGTTTGGGCCAAGAAATTTGCAAGGGCCATGGTTCATATGGGTGCCATTGAAGTGCTTACTGGTGGTGAGGGTGAAATTAGAAAGAATTGCAGGGTTGTTAATCAGTTTTAG
- the LOC141655634 gene encoding uncharacterized protein LOC141655634 → MNLLSLNCRGLGNPAAVSGLRNLLRKEAPALVFLSETKLSGEEFRRVRASFDEYEGMEVDSVGRSGGLAFMWKKHVRCTFRSASVHHMDFEIMEDDGSWRATGFYGWPSVSERHLSWELLRLLGTQYNGPWVCIGDFNEVLFATEMKGGVRPQRQMNNFREAVDDCGLRDVEFEGHMFTYDNGQADDDNRQSRIDRALCNEAWIDLFPRAKLTHLEREWSDHAPILLRMVRRNREEQPVNKIFRFEHMWVGADGCEGVVQEAWDSGGTDLVDLLARCAEDLHKWKGVSIGKVMRDLKKKRRRLEVLNAGGRSRRAVMERKAVVKEIAE, encoded by the coding sequence atgaatcTCTTAAGTCTCAACTGCAGGGGGCTGGGCAATCCCGCTGCAGTTAGTGGTCTCCGTAATTTACTACGGAAAGAGGCCCCCGCCTTGGTCTTTCTCTCCGAGACCAAGCTGAGCGGTGAAGAATTTAGGAGAGTTCGGGCTAGTTTTGATGAGTATGAGGGAATGGAGGTGGATAGTGTGGGGAGGTCTGGGGGTTTGGCGTTTATGTGGAAGAAGCATGTTCGTTGTACGTTTCGGTCGGCTTCGGTTCACCATATGGATTTCGAGATTATGGAGGATGATGGGTCTTGGAGAGCGACGGGTTTCTATGGGTGGCCGAGTGTTTCTGAGAGGCATCTTTCGTGGGAACTGCTCCGATTACTAGGAACACAATATAATGGTCCGTGGGTGTGTATTGGGGATTTTAACGAGGTACTCTTTGCGACGGAAATGAAAGGGGGAGTGCGAccacaaagacaaatgaataatTTCCGGGAAGCAGTGGACGATTGTGGATTGAGGGATGTCGAGTTTGAGGGGCACATGTTTACATATGACAATGGACAGGCGGATGACGATAATAGGCAAAGTCGAATAGATAGGGCCTTGTGCAATGAGGCTTGGATCGATTTGTTTCCGAGAGCTAAGCTTACCCATCTAGAGCGTGAGTGGTCTGACCACGCCCCAATCTTGTTGCGTATGGTGCGTAGAAACCGTGAGGAGCAGCCGGTTAATAAAATTTTCCGGTTTGAGCATATGTGGGTGGGGGCGGATGGTTGCGAAGGAGTGGTTCAAGAGGCCTGGGATAGCGGGGGCACGGACCTGGTTGATTTATTAGCTCGGTGTGCGGAGGATTTACATAAGTGGAAGGGGGTTAGCATAGGCAAAGTGATGAGAGACTTGAAGAAAAAGCGAAGGCGTTTAGAGGTGTTGAATGCGGGGGGGAGGTCGAGGAGGGCAGTAATGGAGAGGAAGGCGGTGGTGAAGGAGATAGCGGAATAG